The genomic window GTAGGCCTCAGTTTTTACTACTGTATATCCTTATTAATTTTGTTCGGAAATTTTGCTCTTCATACTTATATTAAACCCAAAAAAAAGACATCctaaattatttttcatgATCTCCCCTTTTGGTTATAGAATTccaaaaatatttattcatatataatatgtgttaaattaataaaatatgcatactgaaaattttaattgtttctgaataattataccattatatatatatatatatatatttatatatttatatatatagaaaaatatattattcaaaataattaaaaacGCGAAAAATGcaacaatatatatatgattccattttttttatatacttaATTATTTAACAATCCCAATATTTCTAGATGCattacatacatacatatataatatatttatatatatgtatattatatagataatactattatatcatattattttatatcatattacAATTTCAcatttatgtttttattttttcttcatgttattttattataaccccacccaaaaaaaaagaaaattaattatttatcCATTTGATGATAAcctatatattatatttgaCAATATGATGTGTTTttgttaaaatatatatttttttattttttattatttgttttttattttttattatttgttttttattttttttattatttgttttttattttttttattatttgtttttttttttttttttttattattattattattcaattcgttttatatgttttgtatatacatataattttttttttacctagttttatatataacaaataaaccctttttaccaaaaaaaaaaaattaacattatttttgttcataaatttattttccttattttataatcaAAAAGGGGGTAACACCCTACCCCTCCATTTTGTTTATACAAGAGATTAAAACGATTTAAATTAAAGAAAGACcaaatggaaaaaaaaaaaaaatataatatataatataatatatatatataataacattatatttatatttctcgaattattatatttccttatttttttaaaaaacatttaaccatatatttaaaatgacattctcttcttttaatgtctatcttttctttttttcttttttattctaAACAATAAATTCTATACTTAAAAACAGTTCtcctttatttttaaatttt from Plasmodium reichenowi strain SY57 chromosome 6, whole genome shotgun sequence includes these protein-coding regions:
- a CDS encoding long chain polyunsaturated fatty acid elongation enzyme, putative (part of same gene as PRSY57_0604500A~gap found within coding sequence), giving the protein FLSIILPGFYVLFVRHYCPYPRKLVGLSFYYCISLLILFGNFALHTYIKPKKKTS